The stretch of DNA TGCTACTGCTTGATCGCTCAAATCTTGAGGTAGAATGATACCTTCTAAATCAAAATTAATTGCATCGCGGTCGCGACTTTTTTGAATATCATAGTTTCTATTACCATCAATACCAATAAAAAATCCATTGCGTGTCGCTGTTACATAAGAAGAATCAGTTACAGAGGTAACTTGCCTGGTAGCAGTTGAAGATGTATCCGTTACAGAGGTAACTCTTCTGGTAGCAGTTGAAGAGGTAGAAGCAGGAATTGTGCTTAGGGCAACCGAAGGAACCTCAATTGACTGCCCTTGACTTGATAAACGACTTACCCTAGACAAAGGTTCAATTCTAGGACTAGGAAAATCTACTGTCCATTGCGTGGCAGACAATCCCCGAAATTTAACTTCTTGAGGGTCGATAGTATATCCAGGAGCTAATTCTATTACAATACGAGTAGTGTTTTGATCAAATTGTCCTACACGAAGACTTCTGATTGTTCCACTATATTCTTCTTTAACAGTCTTACTTCCTAGCGAAGTTGAAGGAAGATCGATTACTAAACGACTAGGATTAGCAAGTAACTGTGCTTTTGGTTGGATCGCTTCATCAGTAATAAATACTAAATGATTTTCGTCTGCTTCAAATTCCCAAGACAATAATTTTCCCGCTTTTGCGGGGGAACAAAAGAGGAAAATACTTAAACAACTCAGTGCTAGCCAGTGAAATCTCACAATGTTTGCTCCTCACAGAAAGTATGCAACCGACTCTAAATGGTTTTAATTTTGACCCCGTAGAACTCTATAATATCCGCTCTCTAATCTCGATCAACAGGGACGTAAATATAAAGTTTTAAGTTTCAAGATTATCAAAGAAATATAAAGGTAATCACTTAGGCGAATCACAAGAGGAATTTAATTAATTTCTGATGAACTTCGCCTAATTATGGTGTTATTCTCTAGTTTGATCTACTTTGCCAGAGCGGAGTTAAAATTTTTTCTCAGTTACAGTAGATTGAATTGATATCCTTGGCAAATGGGAAACTAAGTAATTGTTTCAGGTTTGGTTTCCATTTCTTTAAACACCAACCGCAGTAAAGGAGGTGCAATAAAAGTAGTTAAAATAACCATCATAATGATAGCTGCTTCCGTAGATTCCGAAAGAGCTCCACTAGCTGAACCGACACCAGCAAACACAAGTCCTACTTCGCCTCGGGGAATCATTCCTACACCAATAGAGAGTTTATTGAGATCGTTTTGACCAAAAAGAGTAAATCCAGTAATTACTTTACCCAGAATAGCAACCAAAATTAAAAATGTGGCAATAATTAATCCTTCTCGATTACTCTCAACTGCTGGATTAAGCACACTGAGGTCGGTTTTGGCTCCGACACAGACAAAGAAAACTGGTACAAGAATATCAGCTACGGGAATGACTTGTTCTTCTAGCTCTTTTCGTTTTTCGGTTTCTGCTAAAACTAAACCGGCAGCAAAAGCACCTAAAATAGCTTCTAATTGAATGGCTGTGGCGATATAAGACAAGGTAAAAGCAAAAATAAGAGCAGTCAATAAAACTTGACCGCGAGTTTTCATTTCGTCTACCAAGCTGACAAAGTAAGGACTTAAGAAACGACCAATCAAGATAGCACCAATTAAGAACGCACCTGCGCTGATTATGAGGTAGATAATATTGACTATTTGAACTTCCCCAGTTTTGACTAGACTGGCTACTACTGCTAAAACAATAATACCTAAAACATCATCTAGTACGGCAGCACCAATAATAATTTGTCCTTCTTTGGAAGAGAGTTGTCCAAGTTCAGCTAATACTTTAGCGGTAATACCAATACTGGTAGCAGTTAAGGCTGCTCCTGCAAAAATAGCAGGAATTACAGGAACATTAAACAGATACACTAAACCTGCTGTACCTGTTGCAAACGGAGCAACTACTCCTACTACCGCGACTATAGCAGCTTGAGGACCAACACGAATTAATTCTTTAAGGTCTGATTCTAAACCAATTTCAAATAAAAGAATAATTACTCCTAATTCGGCTAACAAAGAAATGACTTCACTTTGAGCAGCAAACACCGATTCTGTAGCTTCGGGAGTTAAACCTGCTGTATTTTGTAAAAAGGTAATAACCAATGAATTGTCAGCCGTAGAACCACTTTCAGGAAATACTAATAAATGAAAAGCTGATACTCCAACTAAGACACCACCTACTAATTCACCTAAAACGGGAGGGAGATTGATTCGAGCGCAAATTTCGCCACCTAATTTACTAGCAAAATAAACTATGACTAAACTGAGTAATACTCCTGCTAAAACTAAGGTACTGTTTGAGGTTTCCGATTCATTGGTTGTCGCTAATAAAGGATTCAGCCAAGATAGTGAGGAAAAAGAATTGAAATTCATCCAACAAAAAAGATTGGTCATGTTTTGGGCATAGAGATCGCTTTATATAATGTATAAGCTTATCGGTTGATCGTGATGATTCGGGTATTAGTTTTATCTAGTTGTTGATGAATACTTGTAACCTGTGTGTTAGAAGAAATCAAGGTTTGACTATGCTAAACCTTAATTTCTACAAGCTTTTTAATGTGTATGTTGCTGTAAAATGTCTACCACTTTTTATATGGTAAAAATTTACCACACATACTAACTTGAACCCGATCGCCTTTGGGGTCTTCTACTTTTTCTACTTCCAAGGTAAAATCAATCGCACTCATAATGCCGTCACCAAATTTTTCGTGAATTACTGCTTTAAGAGGCATTCCATAGACTTGCATGATTTCGTAGAAACGATAAATTAAGGGGTCAGTTGGTATTGTGGGTTCGAGAGAACCTTTTAGGGGAGGTATGGTTAAAGGTTCAGCCATTGATTCTGATAAACCCAACGCAGTAACAATTTTGGTTGCTTCTTCAAGATCAGCACTCGCTTGACGGTAAATGACTGAGGCTATCCAAGTTTCATCTCTGCCGACGATTTTTTCTAAATCTTCAAAAGTAATGCCTTTGGCTTGTTTGGCTGCTAAAAGTTTTTCGGTGATTTTTGATCTCGCCATAACTCAATTCTCCTGCTTAAATTTTATGTATATTACCAGCCACAATCAAAATTTGATCTTGGTTAGTTGTGGCAAAAATATTTAATTTTCAAATTAAAACAATTTTTATTGCTTAAAATTAAGTTTTGTAAAGAAAAGTGTGTTAATATTAAGTAGATAGGAATCATAAAAAACTCGCGATCGCAAAACAATTGCTTAAGACCGCGAGCTAATTTTTAACAAGATATTTTTTGGACTAGTTAGGTCAATGCGGTGGTTAGATAAGCTGGATTTGCTCCAGCATTTTCCACCTTCAAACCGCAACACACAACAGCCAGTGTTAACTTTCCCTATGGGTGGAAGAGTAAATCAGGATGAGCATAGTTAAACATAATCAACCATACTGCTGTTTCCGCTAGCCACAACATGAGAATGACCGGAGCCAAAGAAAGAAATTTTTGCAAACCTTCCATGAAATATTCTCCAAAAAACTTTACTAAGTAAAACTAAATTAGCGGGGGGAGATGGGAATTTCAGAGTCTTTGACAGTTAACTTGCCAGTCGTCCATTCACCAAAAGCAGCTAAGGGCCAAGCAGCAGAAGCAATCATACTTTTGACAGCTAAAGGCACATCAAGTATGACTTCTTTCATCTCGGGTTCTTTATCGTTGCGGATCGCAATTAGATAAGAGCGACCAGCCCAACCAATACAGCCGGTGATATAAAGGAAGAGAACACTAGGAATAAAGAAATCCCCGATGTGAGACCAACGACCATCAACAATTAAATGAGGATAGCCTTCTGGACCGCAAAGAGCCTCTGCATAGACGGCAGCACGTCTTTGACCTGATTGAGGATCGGAGGTAGTGTTAAGAAAGTTTTTCGCTTTTTGCAGATAAGCAGGATTATCAGCACAGCGAGTCAAACCAGCAACTCCGTCTGCGTCTGCTGAAGCAGAAGGAGCAAAATTAAACCACAAGGTAACTACTAAAATTAAAGCAAACAATCGTCGCATGGATTTGTTTCCTTTTATTACACAATACAAAGGTGTTTATACAAAAGCGTCAAGATATCATTGATACTCAGAAGTAATCTTACTCTGACCGATGGGTCGAGTAAAGCTTCCGTGAAGCAAGATAGTCTTTTACAACAACTTATCAAAGGATGGGGACAATTTTAGCAATCGAAACAAGTTGTGACGAAACATCGGTCGCAATTGTAAAGAATCGTCAAGTTTTAAGTAACATTGTGGCTTCTCAAATTCAGTTACATCGCACTTATGGCGGTGTTGTACCAGAATTAGCCTCGCGTCAACATTTGGAAACAATTAATCTTTGTATCACAAAAGCTTTAGTGGAAGCAGATAAAAATTGGCAAGAAATTGATGCGATCGCAGCTACTTGCGCTCCTGGTTTAGTAGGGGCATTATTAGTTGGAGTAACCGCAGCCAAAACTTTGGCGATGTTGTATCAAAAACCTTTTTTAGGAGTACATCATCTTGAAGGTCATATTTATGCTTCTTATTTAAGTGAACCTGATTTACAACCACCTTTTTTGTGTTTGTTAGTTTCTGGCGGTCACACCAGTATTATTTATGTCAAGGATTGTGGTTTATATGAGATGTTGGGATCGACTAGAGATGATGCTGCTGGCGAAGCTTTTGATAAGGTGGCAAGACTACTCAATTTAGGTTATCCAGGTGGTCCTATTATTGATAAGTTAGCTCAACAGGGAAATCCTCAAGCTTTTAAGTTACCAGAAGGCAAAATTTCTTTACCGCAAGGTGGTTATCATCCTTATGATTCTAGTTTTAGTGGCTTAAAAACAGCAGTATTAAGGTTAGTTCAAAAACTTGAATTAGAAGGAGATTTACCTGTGGCAGATCTGGCTGCTAGTTTTCAAGATACTGTGGCTAAAGTATTAACTAAAAGAACAATTAAGTGCGCTCTTGATTATGGTTTAACTAAAATTGCTATTGGTGGTGGTGTGGCAGCTAATAGTGGTTTAAGAAAACAGCTTTTAACTGAGGCTCAAAAACACAATTTACAAGTTTATTTTCCTCCTCTTAAACTATGTACAGATAATGCAGCAATGATTGGTTGTGCAGCTTCGGATCATTTTGCTCATGGACATACTTCTTCTTTAAATTTAGGAGTACAATCTCGTCTAGAAATTACAGAAGTTATGAAATTGTATGACAAGTTAAATTAAATTATCAAAAACAAAAATAAGTTCTTTTTGTGAATAGTTAATTGTTATTAATAACAGAGCAAAAAACTCAAAACTAACTAAACCATCAGGATTGATAGGAGTAAGTAATTTGCAGCAGGAAGATCAAGTTTTTTTAACGGAAGAAGAGGAAGAGGATTTATTTGATTATGCTTACGAAAAACCTGGTAGTTTACCAGGAACTTTAAGTATAGAAGAAGATGCTCAACCACCCGAAATTGTGTTGATTGACTATAATGCTAAATATGCTACTCGAATTAATAATCTTACTCCAGAAGAATGTGCTAGTTATTTAGATACTGAATCAGTTTCTTGGGTTGATGTTTCTGGCTTAGGTAGCGAAGATATTTTAAAACGATTAGGAAAAGTTTTTAAACTTCATCCATTAGTTTTAGAAGATGTAGTTAATGTTCCTCAAAGACCAAAAGTTGAAGATTATCAAGACCAATTAGTAATTATTACTCAAATGGCAGTACCTAAACCAAAAGGAGAAGGTTTTTGGTTAGAACAAGTTAGTTTGATTGTCGGTAAATATTATTTATTAACTGTACAAGAAGAACCAGAAAGAGATTGTTTTCATCCAGTTCGCAGACGAATTAGGCTTAAACAAGGCAATATTAGAACTAAAGGTTCTGACTATTTAGCTTATTCTTTATGGGATGCAATTATTGATGGTTTTTTTCCTATTTTAGAAAGTTATGGTGAAAAGATCGAAAATTTAGAAGATGAAGTATTATTTAATCCTAGTAGTCAAACTTTGGGTAAAATTTATCAAGTTAAACGAGAATTATTAGCTTTGCGACGAGCGATTTGGCCCCAAAGAACAGCAATTAATATTTTAATTAGAGATGGAAGTGCTTTAATTACTGATGATGTTTTAGTTTATTTACGAGATTGTTACGATCATATTATTCAAATTATTGATGTAATCGAAACATATCGGGAACTGGCTTCTAGCTTAACCGATGTTTATCTTTCTGCGGTTAGTAATAAAATGAATGAAGTGATGAAATTACTAACTGTTATTTCTACTATTTTTATTCCTTTAACTTTTATTGTTGGTATTTATGGCATGAATTTCAACACAGAAATTTCTCCTTGGAATATGCCAGAGCTAAATTGGTATTGGGGCTATCCTTTGTGTTGGCTCATCATGCTTGCGATCGCAAGTGGATTAATTTATTTCTTTTGGCGTAAGGGATGGTTTAATAATAGTTCTTATTATAAAGAAGATTAATAGTTAATATTTAATTTATTTTAATTTTAAGTTAGTGTCGATTAAAAAATTTATTCATTTTTTTTCTAATCTCAAAAGCTCCTATAAAAGTTATGGCTATTAAGAAAGGAAATAAAAAATAAACTCCTCGATAAGCAAGTAAAGAACCCAAAACATCTGGAGTAGATATTGATTCTGGTAACAAATATAAAATTACAGTTTCAAATATTCCTAATCCTCCAGGTACATGGCTAATAATTGCTGCCGTAATTGCTAGTAAATAAATACCAAAAAAAGCTAAATACGATAATGAATTATGACTGGGCAGAAGCACATAAAGTACTGCTGTGGCTAATGCCCAGTCTAAAGCAGATACCAAAATTTGAGTTAAAGAAATTGAAAGAGAAGGAAAACTCAAAATTTGATTACGAAAATTTAAAGTTTTTTTACGCCAACAAAAATAAAGATAAACACTTACTATTACTAAAAATAATACTCCTAAAGGACGTACCGTTAAAAAATGAAAATAAAGTAATCTAGGAACTGGAAGTGGTTCAAAAATAAAAGTTATTCCACTTACGGCAAATAATCCTAACCAAAAACTTAAATTAGCAAATCCAAGTACTTGAGCAATTTTTTTAGTTGGTACTTGCCAACAAGAATAATAACGATAACGAATTCCTCCTCCAATTAATAAAGCAAATCCTGTTGTATTACTAATGGCGTAGCTTAAAAAAGCAGTCAGCATGATTTTGACAACGGCTAAAGAAGAGCCAAGATAAC from Stanieria cyanosphaera PCC 7437 encodes:
- the cynS gene encoding cyanase, yielding MARSKITEKLLAAKQAKGITFEDLEKIVGRDETWIASVIYRQASADLEEATKIVTALGLSESMAEPLTIPPLKGSLEPTIPTDPLIYRFYEIMQVYGMPLKAVIHEKFGDGIMSAIDFTLEVEKVEDPKGDRVQVSMCGKFLPYKKW
- the corA gene encoding magnesium/cobalt transporter CorA, whose protein sequence is MQQEDQVFLTEEEEEDLFDYAYEKPGSLPGTLSIEEDAQPPEIVLIDYNAKYATRINNLTPEECASYLDTESVSWVDVSGLGSEDILKRLGKVFKLHPLVLEDVVNVPQRPKVEDYQDQLVIITQMAVPKPKGEGFWLEQVSLIVGKYYLLTVQEEPERDCFHPVRRRIRLKQGNIRTKGSDYLAYSLWDAIIDGFFPILESYGEKIENLEDEVLFNPSSQTLGKIYQVKRELLALRRAIWPQRTAINILIRDGSALITDDVLVYLRDCYDHIIQIIDVIETYRELASSLTDVYLSAVSNKMNEVMKLLTVISTIFIPLTFIVGIYGMNFNTEISPWNMPELNWYWGYPLCWLIMLAIASGLIYFFWRKGWFNNSSYYKED
- a CDS encoding cation:proton antiporter encodes the protein MNFNSFSSLSWLNPLLATTNESETSNSTLVLAGVLLSLVIVYFASKLGGEICARINLPPVLGELVGGVLVGVSAFHLLVFPESGSTADNSLVITFLQNTAGLTPEATESVFAAQSEVISLLAELGVIILLFEIGLESDLKELIRVGPQAAIVAVVGVVAPFATGTAGLVYLFNVPVIPAIFAGAALTATSIGITAKVLAELGQLSSKEGQIIIGAAVLDDVLGIIVLAVVASLVKTGEVQIVNIIYLIISAGAFLIGAILIGRFLSPYFVSLVDEMKTRGQVLLTALIFAFTLSYIATAIQLEAILGAFAAGLVLAETEKRKELEEQVIPVADILVPVFFVCVGAKTDLSVLNPAVESNREGLIIATFLILVAILGKVITGFTLFGQNDLNKLSIGVGMIPRGEVGLVFAGVGSASGALSESTEAAIIMMVILTTFIAPPLLRLVFKEMETKPETIT
- a CDS encoding photosystem I reaction center protein PsaF subunit III, translated to MRRLFALILVVTLWFNFAPSASADADGVAGLTRCADNPAYLQKAKNFLNTTSDPQSGQRRAAVYAEALCGPEGYPHLIVDGRWSHIGDFFIPSVLFLYITGCIGWAGRSYLIAIRNDKEPEMKEVILDVPLAVKSMIASAAWPLAAFGEWTTGKLTVKDSEIPISPR
- a CDS encoding lysylphosphatidylglycerol synthase domain-containing protein, which gives rise to MKHHHWYKLILFSCSGILLILSWWVLHQELQHHPPQEIMKSLLTISRSRLLIAVGLTMISYLVISFYDVIAFCYLGSSLAVVKIMLTAFLSYAISNTTGFALLIGGGIRYRYYSCWQVPTKKIAQVLGFANLSFWLGLFAVSGITFIFEPLPVPRLLYFHFLTVRPLGVLFLVIVSVYLYFCWRKKTLNFRNQILSFPSLSISLTQILVSALDWALATAVLYVLLPSHNSLSYLAFFGIYLLAITAAIISHVPGGLGIFETVILYLLPESISTPDVLGSLLAYRGVYFLFPFLIAITFIGAFEIRKKMNKFFNRH
- a CDS encoding photosystem I reaction centre subunit IX / PsaJ, translated to MEGLQKFLSLAPVILMLWLAETAVWLIMFNYAHPDLLFHP
- the tsaD gene encoding tRNA (adenosine(37)-N6)-threonylcarbamoyltransferase complex transferase subunit TsaD, with the protein product MGTILAIETSCDETSVAIVKNRQVLSNIVASQIQLHRTYGGVVPELASRQHLETINLCITKALVEADKNWQEIDAIAATCAPGLVGALLVGVTAAKTLAMLYQKPFLGVHHLEGHIYASYLSEPDLQPPFLCLLVSGGHTSIIYVKDCGLYEMLGSTRDDAAGEAFDKVARLLNLGYPGGPIIDKLAQQGNPQAFKLPEGKISLPQGGYHPYDSSFSGLKTAVLRLVQKLELEGDLPVADLAASFQDTVAKVLTKRTIKCALDYGLTKIAIGGGVAANSGLRKQLLTEAQKHNLQVYFPPLKLCTDNAAMIGCAASDHFAHGHTSSLNLGVQSRLEITEVMKLYDKLN